Proteins encoded within one genomic window of Stigmatella aurantiaca:
- a CDS encoding amidohydrolase family protein produces MEGRLLLKNCAVFRADGRVRTGMALLIEEGRIRRVAPDDEIPVLPGDWEVACRGRLVAPGLVDCHTHLVGGQLLPPSGNFLLSSPHTRLERRRHVASLLTPGEVEALSRFAIARALRDGITLAVEHLEAPADVAGALEAQASAAAQLGLRLVSGHLTHNLQGEASAAQWLEANADFARRRREHPLVRGAVGFLSSHTCDDALLLRIRDVAEASGAPLLFHLAEGQEDLALTYARHGKRVVPRLEELGLLGARSIAAHARTIDTSESERLVATQTFVAISPRSYFTSERTGESLETVLLRQHLVGLGTSGHGTLWDEALAAFMTLLRISRAGRLPDPDSALAQCLVSGPAELCTRLFNLPSGNLEEGFLADLVVYDYVPAADPETGYSPNLVGQLARSSVAWTIVNGRVTVREGQLLGTDFVELSREATSALSSVWTRARLSS; encoded by the coding sequence ATGGAAGGCCGTCTTCTGCTCAAGAACTGCGCCGTGTTCCGTGCGGACGGACGGGTCCGGACGGGCATGGCCCTGCTCATCGAAGAGGGCCGCATCCGCCGCGTGGCGCCCGACGACGAGATTCCCGTCCTGCCCGGTGACTGGGAAGTGGCCTGCCGGGGCCGGTTGGTGGCCCCCGGGCTGGTGGACTGCCACACGCACCTCGTTGGCGGCCAGCTCCTGCCCCCCTCGGGCAACTTCCTGCTGAGCTCGCCCCACACCCGCCTGGAGCGGCGCCGGCATGTGGCCTCCCTGCTGACGCCGGGGGAGGTGGAGGCCCTGTCCCGCTTTGCCATCGCCCGGGCGCTGCGCGACGGCATCACCCTGGCCGTGGAGCACCTGGAGGCCCCCGCGGATGTGGCGGGAGCCCTGGAGGCCCAGGCTTCCGCGGCGGCCCAGCTCGGCCTCCGGTTGGTGTCGGGCCACCTCACCCACAACCTCCAGGGCGAGGCCTCCGCCGCGCAGTGGCTTGAGGCCAACGCGGACTTCGCGCGCCGCCGCCGGGAGCACCCGCTGGTGCGGGGCGCGGTGGGCTTCCTGTCCTCGCACACCTGTGACGATGCGCTCCTGCTCCGCATCCGCGACGTGGCCGAGGCCTCGGGGGCGCCCCTGCTCTTCCACCTCGCCGAGGGGCAGGAGGACCTCGCCCTGACGTATGCGCGGCACGGCAAGCGCGTGGTGCCCCGGCTGGAGGAGCTGGGGCTGCTGGGCGCCCGCTCCATCGCCGCGCACGCGCGCACCATCGACACGTCGGAGTCCGAGCGGCTCGTGGCCACCCAGACCTTCGTGGCCATCAGCCCCCGCTCCTACTTCACCAGTGAGCGCACCGGCGAGTCCCTGGAGACGGTGCTCCTGCGCCAGCACCTGGTGGGACTGGGGACCAGTGGCCATGGCACCCTCTGGGACGAGGCCCTGGCCGCGTTCATGACGCTGCTGCGCATCTCCCGCGCGGGCCGCCTGCCGGATCCCGACAGCGCGCTGGCGCAGTGCCTGGTGAGCGGACCGGCCGAGCTGTGCACCCGCCTGTTCAACCTGCCCTCGGGGAACCTGGAGGAGGGCTTCCTCGCGGACCTGGTGGTGTACGACTACGTGCCCGCGGCGGATCCCGAGACGGGCTACTCGCCGAACCTGGTGGGGCAACTGGCCCGCTCGAGCGTGGCGTGGACCATCGTCAATGGCCGCGTCACCGTGCGCGAGGGGCAACTGCTCGGCACCGACTTCGTGGAGCTGTCCCGGGAGGCCACCTCCGCGCTCTCCAGCGTGTGGACGCGCGCCCGGCTCTCTTCGTGA